One region of Miscanthus floridulus cultivar M001 chromosome 19, ASM1932011v1, whole genome shotgun sequence genomic DNA includes:
- the LOC136529381 gene encoding uncharacterized protein isoform X1, producing MGNTCGFGHILGLRGGLCADVDVADLMQDAGSNTGHLMSGGVLANRVERSQHQSNTEDIDESSAEELRDATSYAKDNALLIQVPVLGTATKTFWRLSDEATRISRKLALILRKFHSFCKCLTAPLQVSNVWVGSAGNVKLRGARFTTKGFSIERVRDDYENLSRVLKQLISISGGDINKLPPDYSEFLLLLTKDNLTTEDEFLIVNNAALLPLKNRTEVFLMLYDRIVKYLGRKNRAKRNIILSSLPYENDWLDTATSNTKINQWVVKSDVQKKEYKRTALDLLRLNRNVRSHLHEYGHDDDIEEILYCEWPMLLIAMEKQLHVEGELQDTDIENKFG from the exons ATGGGCAACACCTGCGGCTTCGGCCATATCCTTGGCCTCCGTGGTGGCCTCTGCGCCGACGTCGACGTCGCCGATCTGATGCAG GATGCTGGTTCAAACACTGGACACCTGATGAGTGGTGGAGTACTTGCCAACAGAGTGGAGCGTTCTCAGCATCAAAGCAA CACCGAGGACATTGACGAGTCGTCTGCGGAGGAGCTGCGCGACGCGACGAGCTATGCGAAGGACAACGCGTTGCTGATCCAGGTGCCGGTGTTAGGAACAGCAACGAAGACATTCTGGCGATTATCTGATGAAGCCACTAGGATCAGCAGAAAACTTGCATTGATACTGAGGAAGTTCCACTCATTCTGCAAGTGCCTCACTGCTCCTCTGCAGGTGTCCAACGTCTGGGTTGGGAGCGCTGGCAATGTCAAGCTCAGGGGGGCCAGATTCACTACCAAAGGCTTCAGCATTGAGCGTGTGAGGGATGACTACGAGAACCTGTCCAGGGTGCTCAAGCAGTTGATTAGTATCTCCGGTGGGGATATCAACAAATTGCCTCCGGACTACAGTGAATTCCTCTTGCTCTTGACGAAGGACAACCTTACAACGGAAGATGAGTTCTTGATTGTAAACAATGCTGCTCTGCTGCCCTTGAAAAACCG CACTGAGGTCTTCCTGATGCTATACGATAGAATTGTCAAGTATCTTGGTAGAAAAAACCgagcaaagaggaacataatACTCTCCAGTCTCCCCTATGAGAACGACTGGTTGGATACTGCCACGTCAAATACAAAGATCAACCAGTGGGTTGTAAAATCAGATGTTCAAAAAAAAGAGTACAAAAGGACTGCACTTGATCTACTGCGTCTCAACAGAAATGTAAGAAGCCACTTGCATGAGTACGGCCATGATGACGATATTGAGGAAATTCTTTATTGTGAATGGCCCATGCTGCTCATCGCCATGGAGAAACAATTACACGTGGAAGGTGAGCTCCAAGACACTGACATCGAAAACAAGTTCGGCTAG
- the LOC136529381 gene encoding uncharacterized protein isoform X2: MGNTCGFGHILGLRGGLCADVDVADLMQDAGSNTGHLMSGGVLANRVERSQHQSNTEDIDESSAEELRDATSYAKDNALLIQVSNVWVGSAGNVKLRGARFTTKGFSIERVRDDYENLSRVLKQLISISGGDINKLPPDYSEFLLLLTKDNLTTEDEFLIVNNAALLPLKNRTEVFLMLYDRIVKYLGRKNRAKRNIILSSLPYENDWLDTATSNTKINQWVVKSDVQKKEYKRTALDLLRLNRNVRSHLHEYGHDDDIEEILYCEWPMLLIAMEKQLHVEGELQDTDIENKFG, from the exons ATGGGCAACACCTGCGGCTTCGGCCATATCCTTGGCCTCCGTGGTGGCCTCTGCGCCGACGTCGACGTCGCCGATCTGATGCAG GATGCTGGTTCAAACACTGGACACCTGATGAGTGGTGGAGTACTTGCCAACAGAGTGGAGCGTTCTCAGCATCAAAGCAA CACCGAGGACATTGACGAGTCGTCTGCGGAGGAGCTGCGCGACGCGACGAGCTATGCGAAGGACAACGCGTTGCTGATCCAG GTGTCCAACGTCTGGGTTGGGAGCGCTGGCAATGTCAAGCTCAGGGGGGCCAGATTCACTACCAAAGGCTTCAGCATTGAGCGTGTGAGGGATGACTACGAGAACCTGTCCAGGGTGCTCAAGCAGTTGATTAGTATCTCCGGTGGGGATATCAACAAATTGCCTCCGGACTACAGTGAATTCCTCTTGCTCTTGACGAAGGACAACCTTACAACGGAAGATGAGTTCTTGATTGTAAACAATGCTGCTCTGCTGCCCTTGAAAAACCG CACTGAGGTCTTCCTGATGCTATACGATAGAATTGTCAAGTATCTTGGTAGAAAAAACCgagcaaagaggaacataatACTCTCCAGTCTCCCCTATGAGAACGACTGGTTGGATACTGCCACGTCAAATACAAAGATCAACCAGTGGGTTGTAAAATCAGATGTTCAAAAAAAAGAGTACAAAAGGACTGCACTTGATCTACTGCGTCTCAACAGAAATGTAAGAAGCCACTTGCATGAGTACGGCCATGATGACGATATTGAGGAAATTCTTTATTGTGAATGGCCCATGCTGCTCATCGCCATGGAGAAACAATTACACGTGGAAGGTGAGCTCCAAGACACTGACATCGAAAACAAGTTCGGCTAG